The Sebastes umbrosus isolate fSebUmb1 chromosome 4, fSebUmb1.pri, whole genome shotgun sequence genomic sequence gataaacagtccctttaataactgTACACTaaactacaataaaataattacagtaaataaataaaataaataaaataaataaaataaattaaataaataaatttgaaagttaattaaataaataatgggaaattaaataaaagagtagataaataggggaattaatacaaaggtaaatgaatgaataagcgaattaaaacagaaatatcaatttatgtcacatttttatcaattaattaatgcctacatttatttttaatactattTTGGTAAGTCGAAGAGCATTTCTTACTTTGGGTGATGCAGATGATGTCACTTCCACCTGATTTGGTAAACTTTATTAACAACCGTAAACAAAAACAGTGGCTGCTAGGTCTAAATAGCTCAGtacaggaaaataaaacaataagatAAGGTAAAGAACGATGATTAGAAAGTAATGATACTCAAAACTCAGTTTATTAAGTTTGTAATACGTTgataaacagtccctttaataactgTACACTaaactacaataaaataattacagtaaataGTAAATTGCAGCAACTGCATGAAAAGGAGTACAttctaacatttttcttttatatatctatagtaGTATTTAGATATCTAGTGGGTGACCACAGGTTCAGGGTGTCTGCAGTGTGCACATAGAGCAGGAAGTGGCTTCCACAGCTGGAAACAGACAGATGTGAGGTAAACCATCCtttaaaataaacatcatgTATTTTAGGTTTAAGTGTAAATATGtgctttttttacattataatattgGCAGGTGAGTTGCTGTCAAGGCATGTTGGCCGCACATGGAATTAAATCCATTTACATCTATAATAAACTACAAATTTGTACTTTtgttcataatattttttttgccaaagctCCTTCatatcaaatcatttttttaattgacttCTGACTGACCAATATTGATTAATTTCTTCAAGCAATCTAATAATCCTCACTATTACTCATATTCCAACATTTCTCAtttacatttctttgtttttctgagtCTGTGGCGTGATAAAGAATATAAATACTTTATTGTTTCTCCTGTAGATGTATTTTGTTTCCTAGTATCCCATTTTCTTCAACAGTCTGCATTCctccattattttttgtgcaaatataaataaataaacaagaaatgTCCTTTATGTGGGCACATACAACACATCACTTTATTGTGTCAATTCTATCCTAGACTGATGCGCGTCACTACCAATGTTGTTTTCTgcaatatacatttttgtaacCATAAGTACTTCTGTgcaattttctgtcaatcataCTGAAATACAAGCGCGTGCCATTTGGTTTAATTACTCTCTGAAATATGTAAATCTACCGTGGCCTTGAGACTGGAGTATATACAATGTTGTTGATATGTACAACCAAAACTGAGTCCCTATGTGTGATTGTACTCTAGCAAACAGAAACGTTGGTGTGTCTTCAGTAGGTCTGTCTACCATTCAATCCTCTGTGTCTTCATCCTTAAGCCCAGAtctgaaaaacatcaaacaGCAACAAGACATTACAAGATATCACCAGAAAGGTCACTGCACATTGCAAAGTTGGCCGATcggacaataataataattgacaTCTCATACCCGAAGAGTGTGGTCCCAGGATCCTGTGCAGAAGGCCGTCCCATCCGGGGAAACACGCAGCGTACTGACGCGGTTCTCATGTCCAAACAGAATAGAGACCCGTGTTCCTTTGAGAACATCCCAAACATTTATGGTGTAGTCGTTGTAGCCGCAAAACAGTAGCCGTCctgaaagattaaaaaaaacaaaaaacatgactctaatatacaaaaataaataattttaaccTCTGATTGGTCATTAACTGCTGTTTGGTGGAATAACCAGATTAATACTGAAGTGTTTATTTCTTACCACTGAGAGAGAAATCAACACTGGAGACCCCAAATATGATGCTCTCTTTGGAATAAATAGCCACTTCTCTGTCTGCCCTTAAGTCATACAGGCGGCACTGTAACAAAAGTCAGTGTTTTAATGTTAAAgatcatcaatcaatcaaactctATTTGTATATCAACTTTCATTCaagttcaaagtgcttcacagatgactgacaagcCGAAAATAAGACAGTGTAGAccgtgaaaacaacagaaaagacaaaaaacaattcaacaatttaacaatttgatAATTTGAGACCGATGCATGCaagacaataaaatgataaaaatgtaacaaaatagaGTCAATAgctgaaacaacagttatagTAGTAAAACCATGTGAAGTAAAAACTAGATgagtaaaataacaataaaatagagtaaaattatacagattaaatatataataaaataagtgtaacaaaaaaatataatacgattttacaactttaatgcTATAAAATAAGTGACTAAAATAATTCTTAATCAAAGGCCTGGCTGAATAGGTAGGTTTAAGTTTACATTTAAAGATTTCAACACTTCCAGCAGCTCAATATATTTCCAATTGCACTCCATGTGGTAAATATCTGATTACTTACTGTAGCATCATCTGAGCCAGATGCAAAAGCATCTCCACTGGGGTAGTATCTGTTGAACAGAAGAAATAGACACAGTTTGGAACAAACACATCTCTTGCGTAGGATTTGAATATATCTGACCTTTAGCGACTCCCAGTGGTGGTATGAGAAAAGACACTGTAGTTGAGAATGAATGAGCTAAAAGCACCAGTTTTCACTTGGATTGTCTCATTTCTCATTTCATATTCATcagaataattttaaaaatgttataacaCATAACATTTGACACATACGCTCGAggatttaaaggaccagtgtgtaacatttaggcgGATCTATGAGCAGAATTGGAATATACAGTAATATTCattactatgttttcattagtgtataatcaccttaaactaagaatcgttgtgttttcgttagaatgagcccttcatatctacatagggagcagatccttttcacggagtccgccatgttgttccgccatgtttctacagtagcccagaacggacaaaccaaacactggctctagagagactCTTTCGCGTTTttcgttacctgaaggccaccgtagttctccggcgcacttgtgaaactgcggtaacgtgagccacagagagTAAAACTGTGGTTCCGCCAGCTGCTGTTTGACTTCCGTTGcacttaaagtagtgttattatgataaggatgacctctgagcgaggcaaacggcgttaaCACTGTTTTTGCACTCACCGGCTCACATTACGGCAGTCTTGGAaggggaggagtgagcggaggggtactcagcaaccacaccactagatgccaccaaatcctacacactgtacctttaaaatacCAGCATTTTTCTCATTAAtggatgaattaaaaaaatcttcttCACTTGTATCCAAACTCAAAATTGACAGTTGGCAATCACTTACCGCACACTATTTATGTCTGATTCATGAGTTTCAAACGACTGAATACACTGTCCTGAACGCATGTCCCACACATTGGCCTTCTTATCACAGCCctgcaataatacaaaataatgcaGAATATGACCTAATGTTTCAGTGAAGTTTAAATAGTAATAAGCTGTAGTGAAAGGCGTCCTCACCCCTGAAACAAACGTGTTTCCAGTCTCGGAGGGGGCCAGGTCCAGACAGAGCACGTCTGCTGCGTGTCCATGGAAACTCTGCAACAGCTGCCCGCTCTCGACATCCCACAATGCACATGTTCCATCCCCGCTGGACGTCAGGATCTTTAACACGAACAGACGATGAGGAGGAAGATCAGTAAAAGTCTATGTGGGCTAACACGCGGCTATAAATGGATTGTCTTTGCTGTGTGAAACATCATGTGACCGGGACATCAAACCAGGAGCAACTGGCTGCTGTGAATTATTAACAAAGAGGGGGAGCTCCTTACACGGGAATATTGAAGGCAGTGATTTCTGATTAATAATGAGAGCGAAATGATGAATAGAAAAGCAGCTGTGTTTGCAGGAACCTATAAAGTGTCTGTAAAATTGTGGgaattgtgttttgttgtgtatgGTGGATATTCTCACCTGCATGTCCGAGTTGGTGAAGCTGCAGGCTGACAGGTAGTTTGTGTGCATGGCCACAGACTTCTTCTTGGCAGCCAAGTTCTCATTCTTGTCCAGAGACAGAGGATACACTGAGCATTTATTATC encodes the following:
- the gnb5a gene encoding guanine nucleotide-binding protein subunit beta-5a, whose amino-acid sequence is MRSPLIPEMATQEVQLNETLSHLKTESETLKTKLEEERAKLHDVELHQVAEKVEGLGQFVMKTRRTLKGHGNKVLCMDWCKDKRRIVSSSQDGKVIVWDAFTTNKEHAVTMPCTWVMACAYAPSGCAVACGGLDNKCSVYPLSLDKNENLAAKKKSVAMHTNYLSACSFTNSDMQILTSSGDGTCALWDVESGQLLQSFHGHAADVLCLDLAPSETGNTFVSGGCDKKANVWDMRSGQCIQSFETHESDINSVRYYPSGDAFASGSDDATCRLYDLRADREVAIYSKESIIFGVSSVDFSLSGRLLFCGYNDYTINVWDVLKGTRVSILFGHENRVSTLRVSPDGTAFCTGSWDHTLRIWA